A single region of the Prosthecobacter debontii genome encodes:
- a CDS encoding HAD family hydrolase: MSARKPTFILSFDFDGTLVHPESTPIFHPMLGQMIQQLRTQGAAWVINTGRSLPQTLQGLAQYGIFMEPDYIIAMECDIHKPGLFSKWTDFGPWNKQARKAHERFVKEHRASLDAIRHMVESQTQAQFLAGEYGELGIVGSSEEELDAICAYIDTHATQFPDIGYHRNGIYLRFSHSGYSKGTALSELARLLGLTANHCFAAGDNLNDLSMLNPLHARMIATPGNGLPAVKQHVQNHGGFVATRYASEGMIEALSHFFGGQKA, from the coding sequence ATGTCCGCCCGTAAGCCCACGTTCATCCTCTCCTTCGACTTCGATGGCACGCTGGTTCATCCTGAGAGCACCCCCATTTTTCATCCCATGCTGGGGCAGATGATCCAGCAATTACGGACCCAGGGGGCCGCTTGGGTCATCAATACCGGTCGCAGTTTACCTCAAACGCTTCAAGGCTTGGCCCAATACGGCATCTTCATGGAGCCGGACTACATCATCGCCATGGAGTGCGATATCCATAAGCCCGGCCTGTTCAGCAAATGGACGGACTTCGGCCCCTGGAATAAACAGGCGCGGAAAGCCCATGAGCGTTTCGTGAAAGAGCACCGCGCCTCTCTGGACGCCATCCGCCACATGGTGGAGAGCCAGACTCAAGCCCAATTCCTCGCCGGTGAATATGGAGAGTTAGGCATCGTGGGCAGCAGTGAAGAAGAATTGGATGCTATCTGCGCCTACATTGATACCCATGCCACGCAGTTCCCTGACATCGGTTACCATCGCAATGGCATCTACCTGCGCTTCTCCCACAGCGGCTACAGCAAAGGCACCGCTCTGAGTGAACTGGCCCGCCTGCTCGGGCTGACTGCCAATCATTGCTTCGCGGCAGGGGATAACCTGAACGATCTCTCCATGCTCAATCCCCTTCATGCCCGTATGATCGCCACCCCCGGCAATGGCCTGCCCGCTGTGAAGCAGCATGTGCAGAACCATGGCGGTTTTGTCGCCACGCGTTACGCCAGTGAGGGCATGATCGAAGCCCTGTCCCATTTCTTTGGCGGTCAAAAGGCCTAA